A stretch of DNA from Oryzomicrobium terrae:
GAGCTGACCCGGCACCTTCCCACCTCACCCTTTCATTTCACGAGGCACGCCATGAGCGAGGCGAAAGACGTCAAAGCCCCCGAGAGCCGTACCATCGAAATCACCGCTGCGGATCTGCCGCTGCACTGCCCGCAACCCGGAGCGCCGCTCTGGGCGCGGCATCCCAAGGTGTTCCTGGATGCGACCAAGACCGGCGAAGTGACCTGCCCCTACTGCAGCGCCCACTACGTGCTCACCGGTGAGCTGCCCAAGGGTCACCATTGACCCCGCGTAGCCACTGACTGATCGATGACGGGAAGCCCGGGGATACCTCTGCGCTTCCCGTTGTTCCATCTGCCCGGCCCCTCCCCTGCTTTTGCCTGATGCCTGCCCGATGCCTCTTTCCCGCTTCACCCCCCGGCATGGCCTGATCGTCGCCCCCAGCTGGGTCGGCGATGCGGTCATGGCCCAGCCCCTGTTCATGCGCCTGCATGAGCGCCACCCGGGGCTGGTGCTGGACGCCCTAGCGCCCCCCTGGGTCGCCCCGGTGCTGGCGCGCATGCCGGAAATCCGCACGGTGCACCGCAACCCCTTCGCCCACGGCGAGTTCAACCTCAAGGGACGCCTCACCCAGGCCCGGGAACTGCGTGCCGCCGGCTACGATGCGGTGTGGATCCTGCCCAATTCGCTCAAGTCGTCCCTGGTGCCGTTCTTCGCCCGCATCCCGAAGCGGATCGGCTTCACCGGCGAGTCCCGCTATGGGCTGGTCAACGTCCGCCACCATCTCGACAAGCAGAAGACGCCCCTGATGGTGGCCCGTTTCGCCCAACTGGCGGAGCGTCCCGGCCAGCTGCCGGCGGAACCCCTGCCCCGTCCCCGGCTGACCTCCTCCCCCGAGAACCAGGCCCGCACCCTGGCCCAACTGGGCCTCAAGCGCCCGGAAAAGCTGGTGGCCTTCTGCCCCGGTGCCGAATACGGCCCGGCCAAGCGCTGGCCGGCGGTGCACTTCGCCGAACTGGCCCGCCGGCTGCACCACGCCGGCGTGGCGGTATGGATCCTCGGCTCGCCCAAGGATCACGCCATCGGCGAGGAGATCGTCGCCCTGGCCGGCCTGGCCACCGAGGCCTGCCACAACCTGTGCGGTGCGACCGCCCTGGACGCGGCCATCGACCTGCTGGCCCTGGCCGACGCGGTGGTGTGCAACGATTCGGGCCTGATGCACGTGGCCGCAGC
This window harbors:
- a CDS encoding zinc-finger domain-containing protein, which codes for MSEAKDVKAPESRTIEITAADLPLHCPQPGAPLWARHPKVFLDATKTGEVTCPYCSAHYVLTGELPKGHH
- the waaF gene encoding lipopolysaccharide heptosyltransferase II, with amino-acid sequence MPLSRFTPRHGLIVAPSWVGDAVMAQPLFMRLHERHPGLVLDALAPPWVAPVLARMPEIRTVHRNPFAHGEFNLKGRLTQARELRAAGYDAVWILPNSLKSSLVPFFARIPKRIGFTGESRYGLVNVRHHLDKQKTPLMVARFAQLAERPGQLPAEPLPRPRLTSSPENQARTLAQLGLKRPEKLVAFCPGAEYGPAKRWPAVHFAELARRLHHAGVAVWILGSPKDHAIGEEIVALAGLATEACHNLCGATALDAAIDLLALADAVVCNDSGLMHVAAALDRPLVAVYGSSSPGFTPPLSDRATVVSLKLSCSPCYKRECPLGHLDCLNKLLPGQVWQALPAGLTDPHPGAHTISIVPMTGGTP